Proteins from a genomic interval of Diospyros lotus cultivar Yz01 chromosome 6, ASM1463336v1, whole genome shotgun sequence:
- the LOC127803857 gene encoding thiol-disulfide oxidoreductase LTO1 has translation MSSFVNLSPPLFARTHRLSVPPSLCQIKNSSRVMMLQVKCLTEPSRETESEAETTSSASAASGSASRSISTYSWCAGLGVIGFLETSYLTYLKVTNSDAFCPIGGGTCGNILNSDYASVFGVPLPLIGMFAYGLVTIFGIQLAQNNLPFKMDENGGRLILLGCTTSMATASAYFLYILSTKFAGTPCSYCLMSALLSFGLFFTTIKDFGLQEIQKVVGLQLCLAGLVVAILGTSYNTSLSVPVSSAEIDLEPFTTEITTESSPFAIALARHLHSVGAKMYGAFWCSHCLEQKQMFGREAAEFLDYVECFPNGYRKGVKIVKACADAQIEGFPTWVINGEVLSGEQELSELASVSGFELDDVVQQ, from the exons ATGTCAAGTTTTGTGAATTTGTCTCCTCCACTATTCGCTAGGACTCATCGTCTCTCTGTTCCACCTTCGCTTTGCCAAATCAAG AATAGCAGCCGAGTGATGATGCTACAGGTGAAGTGCTTGACGGAGCCGAGCAGAGAGACGGAATCTGAAGCTGAGACGACGTCGTCTGCTTCTGCTGCATCTGGCTCTGCTTCCAGGAGCATTTCGACATACAGCTGGTGTGCGGGTCTCGGAGTGATTGGGTTTCTTGAAACCAGTTACTTGACGTACCTGAAGGTCACCAATTCCGATGCCTTTTGCCCGATTGGCGGGGGCACCTGCGGCAACATCCTCAACAGCGACTACGCCTCTGTTTTTG GTGTTCCTCTTCCATTGATCGGAATGTTTGCATATGGACTAGTTACAATATTTGGTATACAGTTGGCTCAAAACAACTTGCCATTcaagatggatgaaaatggtgGACGTTTGATATTACTTGGATGCACCACCTCCATGGCTACTGCCAGTGCATACTTCTTATACATTCTAAGCACAAAATTTGCAGGAACACCTTGCTCATACTGTTTGATGTCAGCTCTGTTGTCATTCGGCTTGTTTTTTACTACTATAAAG GATTTTGGATTGCAGGAAATACAAAAAGTGGTGGGTTTACAGTTGTGTTTAGCGGGATTGGTGGTGGCTATTTTAGGCACATCGTATAATACTTCTCTATCTGTCCCTGTAAG CTCTGCTGAGATTGATCTGGAACCTTTTACAACTGAGATTACAACAGAATCAAGTCCTTTTGCTATTGCTCTTGCAAGACATCTACATTCTGTAGGAGCTAAAATGTATGGAGCTTTCTGGTGTTCACATTGCCTTGAGCAGAAGCAG ATGTTTGGGCGTGAAGCTGCAGAGTTTTTAGACTATGTGGAATGCTTCCCTAATGGATACAGGAAAGGGGTTAAAATAGTCAAGGCTTGCGCTGATGCTCAAATTGAAGGTTTCCCAACATGGGTAATTAACGGGGAG GTTCTTAGTGGGGAGCAGGAATTGTCAGAGCTTGCAAGTGTATCTGGATTCGAACTTGATGATGTTGTGCAACAATGA
- the LOC127803858 gene encoding uncharacterized protein LOC127803858, whose protein sequence is MNSAPPFSHDSPLDQELLIQKIDVFKIQGRDKQGRSILRIIGKFFPARVVSADTVKKYLEENIFPKLEKKPFAVLYVHTDVERSENFPGISALRSIYDAIPISVRVNLEAVYFLHPGLQSRLFLATFGRFMFGGGLYGKLRYVSRLDYLWEHVRRNEIEIPDFVYDHDEDLEHRPMMDYGLESDHPRVYGAPAVDSPVPMYSMRCIS, encoded by the exons ATGAATTCCGCGCCCCCGTTTTCGCACGATTCTCCGTTGGATCAAGAACTTCTCATCCAGAAGATCGACGTCTTCAAGATCCAAGGCAGGGACAAGCAAGGCCGCAGCATCCTCCGGATCATCGGAAAGTTCTTCCCCG CTCGGGTTGTGAGTGCCGACACTGTGAAGAAGTATCTGGAAGAGAATATCTTTCCTAAATTGGAGAAGAAGCCGTTTGCGGTGCTCTACGTGCACACGGATGTCGAGCGGAGCGAGAATTTTCCAGGAATCTCTGCCCTTCGGTCGATCTACGACGCGATTCCGATCAGCGTCAGGGTCAATCTGGAGGCCGTGTACTTTCTCCACCCCGGCCTGCAGTCCAGGCTCTTCCTCGCTACCTTCGGCCGCTTCATGTTCGGCGGAGG ATTGTACGGGAAACTGAGGTACGTGAGCAGGCTGGACTACCTGTGGGAGCACGTCCGGAGGAACGAGATCGAGATCCCTGATTTTGTGTACGATCACGACGAGGATCTGGAGCACCGGCCAATGATGGACTACGGCCTGGAGAGCGATCACCCGAGGGTGTACGGAGCGCCGGCGGTGGATTCCCCGGTGCCGATGTATTCCATGAGATGCATCTCCTAG
- the LOC127803860 gene encoding thiosulfate sulfurtransferase 16, chloroplastic isoform X3 — MMAKLLVSAPCLSIPQSFKRRWAPASLPLAVISRFQAPKRRILGTEDRFSAFDSWMATAGRGVESAAGVPTSVPVRVAHELLLAGHRYLDVRTPEEFTAGHPVGAINIPYMFKVGSGMTKNLKFLEEVLSHFGKDDEIIVGCQAGKRSIAAATDLVSAGFTGVTDIAGGYAAWTQNGLPAET; from the exons ATGATGGCCAAGCTCTTAGTTTCAGCCCCTTGTTTATCAATTCCTCAAAGCTTCAAACGGAG GTGGGCTCCAGCTTCATTGCCGCTCGCGGTGATTTCTAGGTTCCAAGCTCCCAAAAGGCGTATACTCGGCACGGAAGACAGATTCTCGGCCTTCGA CAGTTGGATGGCTACGGCGGGACGGGGTGTGGAATCTGCAGCGGGTGTGCCGACATCAGTGCCGGTTCGAGTGGCCCACGAGCTTCTTCTGGCTGGACACCGGTATTTGGATGTCAG GACGCCTGAAGAGTTCACTGCTGGGCATCCTGTTGGGGCCATCAATATTCCTTACATGTTCAAAGTTGGATCAG GCATGACAAAGAACCTTAAATTTCTGGAGGAAGTATTATCACACTTCGGGAAAGATGATGAGATTATTGTC GGGTGCCAGGCTGGCAAAAGATCAATAGCGGCAGCAACTGATCTTGTATCAGCT GGTTTTACAGGTGTCACAGATATTGCTGGTGGGTATGCTGCCTGGACACAGAATGGACTTCCAGCAGAGACCTAA
- the LOC127803860 gene encoding thiosulfate sulfurtransferase 16, chloroplastic isoform X2, whose translation MMAKLLVSAPCLSIPQSFKRRWAPASLPLAVISRFQAPKRRILGTEDRFSAFDWMATAGRGVESAAGVPTSVPVRVAHELLLAGHRYLDVRTPEEFTAGHPVGAINIPYMFKVGSGMTKNLKFLEEVLSHFGKDDEIIVVSSNGCQAGKRSIAAATDLVSAGFTGVTDIAGGYAAWTQNGLPAET comes from the exons ATGATGGCCAAGCTCTTAGTTTCAGCCCCTTGTTTATCAATTCCTCAAAGCTTCAAACGGAG GTGGGCTCCAGCTTCATTGCCGCTCGCGGTGATTTCTAGGTTCCAAGCTCCCAAAAGGCGTATACTCGGCACGGAAGACAGATTCTCGGCCTTCGA TTGGATGGCTACGGCGGGACGGGGTGTGGAATCTGCAGCGGGTGTGCCGACATCAGTGCCGGTTCGAGTGGCCCACGAGCTTCTTCTGGCTGGACACCGGTATTTGGATGTCAG GACGCCTGAAGAGTTCACTGCTGGGCATCCTGTTGGGGCCATCAATATTCCTTACATGTTCAAAGTTGGATCAG GCATGACAAAGAACCTTAAATTTCTGGAGGAAGTATTATCACACTTCGGGAAAGATGATGAGATTATTGTCGTGAGTTCTAAT GGGTGCCAGGCTGGCAAAAGATCAATAGCGGCAGCAACTGATCTTGTATCAGCT GGTTTTACAGGTGTCACAGATATTGCTGGTGGGTATGCTGCCTGGACACAGAATGGACTTCCAGCAGAGACCTAA
- the LOC127803860 gene encoding thiosulfate sulfurtransferase 16, chloroplastic isoform X1 — translation MMAKLLVSAPCLSIPQSFKRRWAPASLPLAVISRFQAPKRRILGTEDRFSAFDSWMATAGRGVESAAGVPTSVPVRVAHELLLAGHRYLDVRTPEEFTAGHPVGAINIPYMFKVGSGMTKNLKFLEEVLSHFGKDDEIIVVSSNGCQAGKRSIAAATDLVSAGFTGVTDIAGGYAAWTQNGLPAET, via the exons ATGATGGCCAAGCTCTTAGTTTCAGCCCCTTGTTTATCAATTCCTCAAAGCTTCAAACGGAG GTGGGCTCCAGCTTCATTGCCGCTCGCGGTGATTTCTAGGTTCCAAGCTCCCAAAAGGCGTATACTCGGCACGGAAGACAGATTCTCGGCCTTCGA CAGTTGGATGGCTACGGCGGGACGGGGTGTGGAATCTGCAGCGGGTGTGCCGACATCAGTGCCGGTTCGAGTGGCCCACGAGCTTCTTCTGGCTGGACACCGGTATTTGGATGTCAG GACGCCTGAAGAGTTCACTGCTGGGCATCCTGTTGGGGCCATCAATATTCCTTACATGTTCAAAGTTGGATCAG GCATGACAAAGAACCTTAAATTTCTGGAGGAAGTATTATCACACTTCGGGAAAGATGATGAGATTATTGTCGTGAGTTCTAAT GGGTGCCAGGCTGGCAAAAGATCAATAGCGGCAGCAACTGATCTTGTATCAGCT GGTTTTACAGGTGTCACAGATATTGCTGGTGGGTATGCTGCCTGGACACAGAATGGACTTCCAGCAGAGACCTAA
- the LOC127803861 gene encoding protein IQ-DOMAIN 20 yields MGNSRRWFGILRTRPFKTSPQETVTVFHTIDTTTTFSQELTTPREAASAELTASEKKKLSKEDDAAIKIQALFRGHLARLAFRALKSLVKLQAVVRGASVRSQARIALHCMHALARLHVTVRARQLLG; encoded by the exons ATGGGGAATTCCCGGCGTTGGTTTGGCATTCTCCGTACAAGACCCTTCAAAACATCTCCTCAAGAAACTGTCACCGTCTTCCACACCATTGACACCACCACAACCTTCAGCCAAGAACTAACTACGCCTAGAGAAGCTGCCAGCGCTGAACTAACCGCATCCGAGAAGAAAAAGCTGTCTAAAGAGGACGATGCAGCCATCAAAATCCAAGCGCTCTTCAGGGGTCATCTC GCAAGGCTTGCTTTTCGGGCACTAAAGAGCCTGGTGAAGCTGCAAGCTGTGGTCCGTGGGGCGTCCGTTCGAAGCCAGGCCCGGATTGCCCTCCACTGCATGCATGCGCTCGCTCGGCTACACGTCACCGTCCGTGCTCGGCAGCTCCTCGGCTGA